One segment of Nostoc piscinale CENA21 DNA contains the following:
- a CDS encoding YihY/virulence factor BrkB family protein, whose product MNFSAIVQLFQETFQEWSEDKASRLAAALAYYTIFSIAPLLIIVIAIAGAVFGEDAARGEIVRQIQGLVGPDGAEFIEIAIRNASQPKTGAIASVISILILLLGATGLFTELQDALNTIWEVKPKPGRGVKNVVRQRALSFAMILGIGFLLLVTLIISTALTAIVGYFSNLLPGVDVIWQFVNFILSFVITTLLFGLIFKVLPDVKITWNDVLIGAVITSLLFSLGRYLLGQYLGNSSFGSTYGAAGSLVVILAWVYYAAQILFFGAEFTQVYARRYGSGIRPTRNAIPMNHNGQSKRINSDRK is encoded by the coding sequence ATGAATTTTTCAGCAATTGTGCAGCTGTTTCAAGAAACTTTTCAGGAATGGAGTGAAGATAAAGCTTCGCGGTTAGCCGCAGCCTTAGCTTATTACACAATTTTTTCCATCGCACCGTTGCTAATTATTGTAATTGCGATCGCTGGTGCAGTTTTTGGTGAAGATGCCGCCAGAGGTGAAATTGTCCGGCAAATTCAAGGCTTAGTCGGGCCAGATGGAGCCGAGTTTATCGAGATTGCCATCAGAAATGCTAGTCAACCAAAAACAGGTGCGATCGCATCAGTTATTAGTATTTTAATCTTACTTTTAGGTGCTACAGGTTTATTTACAGAATTACAAGATGCTCTCAATACAATTTGGGAAGTAAAACCTAAACCAGGACGTGGCGTGAAAAATGTTGTGCGTCAGCGTGCTTTATCTTTTGCCATGATTTTAGGCATTGGGTTTTTACTCCTCGTCACCCTCATAATTAGTACAGCTTTAACAGCAATCGTCGGTTATTTTAGCAATTTACTTCCTGGTGTAGATGTTATTTGGCAATTCGTTAACTTTATACTGTCTTTTGTGATCACAACACTACTATTTGGGTTAATTTTCAAGGTTTTGCCTGATGTCAAAATTACTTGGAATGATGTTTTAATCGGTGCGGTGATTACATCTTTATTATTTTCTTTAGGTAGATATTTATTAGGGCAATATCTCGGTAATAGTAGTTTTGGCTCAACTTATGGTGCGGCTGGTTCTTTAGTAGTCATTCTCGCTTGGGTTTATTATGCTGCCCAAATTCTCTTTTTTGGTGCAGAATTTACGCAAGTTTATGCTAGAAGATACGGCAGTGGGATTCGCCCCACACGCAATGCCATCCCCATGAATCATAATGGTCAGTCTAAGCGAATAAACAGCGATCGCAAATAA
- a CDS encoding Rha family transcriptional regulator → MPSDAVNILGAVNTSLGSVNMNSLSVTEIQGSLVIDSRLVATELGVNHSDWFRNVIKKYQAQVEQAFGILRFENGKPETGSKGGRPEVFAWLTEEQSTFYMTLSRNTDQVVQCKSGLVAAFTEAKKRVQQPSPNLTPIQILAAIAQQMAEQERQQLETQRQLDLVKSDVATIKQIQSDAELALKELPPATKPVPVKTTRSSLNKLIREYCHKTSIRHNDAWRELYREFRYRFHIDLGIRAANGRSAPLDVAESLDVIDDLYALACEMFKGGER, encoded by the coding sequence ATGCCCAGCGATGCAGTCAACATCCTGGGCGCGGTTAACACTAGTTTGGGCAGTGTCAACATGAATAGTTTATCAGTTACGGAAATACAAGGATCTCTTGTTATCGATTCAAGGCTAGTTGCAACGGAATTGGGGGTAAATCATTCTGACTGGTTTCGTAATGTCATCAAGAAATATCAAGCTCAAGTAGAGCAAGCGTTTGGAATTCTCCGTTTTGAAAACGGAAAACCCGAAACAGGTTCAAAAGGTGGTCGCCCAGAAGTTTTTGCTTGGCTCACTGAAGAGCAATCTACTTTTTACATGACCCTTTCTCGGAATACAGATCAAGTTGTCCAATGCAAGTCTGGACTTGTGGCTGCGTTCACGGAAGCTAAGAAACGTGTTCAACAACCGTCGCCTAACCTGACTCCTATTCAAATACTTGCCGCGATCGCGCAACAAATGGCTGAACAAGAACGCCAGCAGCTAGAAACGCAGCGTCAACTAGATTTAGTAAAATCTGATGTTGCCACTATTAAGCAAATTCAATCAGATGCAGAATTGGCACTCAAAGAACTTCCGCCAGCTACTAAACCAGTCCCAGTCAAAACCACTAGATCGAGCCTTAATAAGTTAATCCGCGAGTACTGCCACAAAACATCAATTAGACATAATGACGCGTGGCGAGAACTGTACAGGGAATTTAGATACAGGTTTCATATTGATTTAGGCATTCGTGCGGCCAATGGTAGATCCGCGCCTTTAGATGTGGCTGAGTCGTTAGATGTAATTGATGATTTGTACGCACTTGCTTGTGAAATGTTTAAAGGCGGTGAAAGATGA
- a CDS encoding anti-CBASS protein Acb1 family protein has product MPGTIVPSMGWLGMSWILATREVRYLRHARAAIAYNLCKVLNTQHSALSTQMSEIERLDASPLENVFLGIGTGRDPNEHNRVRNLNGFYSREALEACYISSWACRRVVEIMPRLMCRKWGQMTFDGETAESIQERVKKYSSDLVKYSDDLELLESKINLIQWMEKRHKELCVRKKFKQAQNWANLYGSAYILLVANDDEDYSQPLEVNNLSKIEQLIVLDGYQIYPDGVSNYERMNPEYYCLYTGVLSDAKIILPDNYKTSNKIHKTRILEFIGNELPFRERSRNNGRGASVLEPFIDVWHRFFNAYASISRVLTNFSVFVHYIDGLFDQLWQGGRESQRKLSERLSVNQISMSLYKGYAADKEKEKMEFINRNLSGVSNAAECLKDELVAASGVTASVLFGQFAAGLDASGKITGEQRFLNDLVEEAQQDKFTDNIDRLNALLLSEDDTPEDDSNHGWNWIALYTESPKEKAEITKIYAEADKINVESSLLVSGGESAPSATQQPKEVEEPEETEDRMDAVRLSNLEKVGGRVRYRGKLYAPNKPYKVGDRYYVLATKNGFVQLVNFSKDDVDNGVYADNPYSPTYWANLYFSFATPVTDDSTPVKKIIDWQGFKIGLQYLPFEMRHNKMLTAGYGHFQKTRGADKMAVDCYVGTNLKSPKLFVIEQMIDGEFDEEKYVIGVNSIEEARQIYLEVMPEEMLGSISECSVEELRRLRVDANLVTIPGYILSEEEFGAIADIGDDDVKEAVTNWKAIAPSAYVNILSAE; this is encoded by the coding sequence ATGCCAGGAACAATTGTTCCTAGTATGGGTTGGCTAGGCATGTCGTGGATATTGGCAACGAGAGAGGTGCGATACCTACGGCACGCAAGGGCGGCGATCGCCTATAATCTCTGTAAAGTGCTAAATACTCAGCACTCAGCACTCAGCACTCAAATGTCAGAAATTGAACGGCTAGATGCCTCTCCATTAGAAAATGTCTTCCTCGGAATTGGTACAGGGCGCGACCCAAACGAACACAATAGGGTACGTAACCTTAATGGCTTTTACTCCCGTGAAGCACTAGAAGCCTGCTACATTTCGTCATGGGCTTGTCGCCGTGTTGTAGAAATCATGCCTCGCCTGATGTGCCGCAAGTGGGGGCAAATGACCTTTGACGGAGAAACAGCAGAATCAATACAAGAACGAGTCAAAAAATATTCTTCTGATCTAGTGAAATATTCGGATGATTTAGAGTTACTTGAATCAAAAATAAATCTGATTCAATGGATGGAGAAAAGACACAAAGAGTTATGTGTCAGGAAGAAATTTAAGCAAGCTCAGAACTGGGCAAATTTATATGGCAGTGCCTATATTTTATTGGTGGCGAATGACGATGAAGATTATAGTCAACCACTGGAAGTCAATAATTTATCAAAAATTGAGCAACTAATTGTCCTTGATGGCTACCAAATATATCCTGATGGGGTTAGCAATTACGAACGAATGAACCCGGAATATTACTGTTTATATACTGGTGTTTTATCGGACGCAAAAATTATCTTGCCCGATAATTATAAGACTAGTAATAAAATTCATAAGACTAGGATTTTAGAGTTCATTGGTAACGAATTGCCTTTTAGGGAGCGTAGTAGAAACAATGGGCGCGGCGCATCAGTTCTAGAACCTTTTATTGACGTTTGGCACAGATTTTTTAATGCCTACGCCTCAATTTCCCGTGTATTAACAAACTTTAGTGTTTTTGTTCACTATATCGACGGTTTGTTTGACCAACTTTGGCAAGGTGGGCGTGAGTCCCAAAGAAAGCTATCTGAAAGGCTTTCGGTAAACCAAATCAGCATGAGCCTGTATAAAGGCTACGCCGCCGACAAAGAAAAAGAGAAGATGGAATTTATCAATAGAAATCTCTCTGGTGTTAGCAACGCGGCTGAGTGTTTAAAAGATGAACTAGTGGCCGCCAGTGGTGTAACTGCTTCTGTCTTGTTTGGACAGTTTGCCGCCGGGCTTGATGCTAGTGGCAAAATCACAGGTGAACAACGCTTTCTTAATGATTTGGTGGAAGAAGCGCAACAGGATAAATTCACCGACAACATTGACAGGCTCAATGCTTTGTTGTTATCTGAAGATGACACGCCAGAGGACGACTCTAACCACGGGTGGAACTGGATCGCTTTATATACTGAATCGCCCAAGGAAAAGGCAGAAATCACCAAGATATATGCTGAAGCTGACAAGATTAATGTTGAGTCCAGTTTATTGGTTTCAGGTGGCGAGTCAGCGCCATCCGCTACCCAGCAACCGAAAGAGGTGGAGGAACCGGAAGAAACAGAAGACAGGATGGATGCTGTTAGACTATCTAATCTTGAAAAAGTAGGTGGAAGGGTGCGCTATAGGGGTAAACTGTATGCGCCAAATAAGCCGTATAAGGTAGGCGATCGCTACTACGTCCTCGCTACCAAAAACGGGTTTGTGCAGTTGGTGAATTTCTCAAAGGACGATGTAGACAACGGTGTCTATGCTGATAACCCTTATAGTCCCACTTATTGGGCGAATCTCTACTTCAGTTTTGCAACTCCAGTGACCGATGACTCAACCCCAGTCAAAAAAATCATTGACTGGCAAGGTTTTAAAATTGGCTTGCAATATCTTCCTTTTGAGATGCGGCATAACAAAATGCTAACCGCAGGCTATGGGCATTTCCAAAAAACCAGGGGCGCAGACAAAATGGCGGTTGATTGCTATGTTGGCACTAATTTAAAATCACCTAAGTTATTTGTAATTGAGCAAATGATTGACGGGGAATTTGATGAAGAAAAGTATGTGATTGGTGTTAATTCAATTGAGGAAGCACGTCAAATTTACCTTGAAGTGATGCCAGAAGAAATGCTCGGTAGTATTAGTGAGTGCAGTGTTGAAGAATTAAGAAGACTGCGGGTGGATGCTAATTTAGTGACTATTCCAGGTTATATATTGTCTGAAGAGGAATTTGGCGCGATCGCGGACATTGGCGATGATGACGTAAAAGAGGCGGTTACTAATTGGAAGGCGATCGCGCCTAGTGCTTACGTTAATATTTTGAGTGCAGAATAA
- a CDS encoding M16 family metallopeptidase produces the protein MHRYKVNTRKQKGNHQSSEQNKQQLRLGSKFKILKSKRFFYALSLAVAFLIGTFDLTIAETSTAKHYTELQFAPLPEIKLPKYERFRLQNGMVVYLAEDHELPSVNGAALVRTGARWEPADKVGLADVVGTVMRTGGTKKHSPDELNEMLEQRAASVETSIGDTTGSASFEALSENIEMVFGLFAEVLREPVFAQEKLDMAKNQFKDSIARRNDDPDSIADREFLKLIYGKDSPYSRTAEYATVNRITREDLLNFYQQYFYPNNIILGITGDFETSKMRSLIQAKLGDWQAKPNITKPQLPQVSPANTGGVFFVSQPQLTQSIVRMGHLDGQIESPDYGALSVMNQVLNGLGGRLFNELRSRQGLAYDVEASWNPNYDYPGVFVANGKTRSEATVQFIKALQIEIKRIQEQRVTPAELALAKESTLNSFVFGFQYPAQTLSRLMIYEYYGYPRDFLFRAQKAVAATTAADVQRVAQQYLKPNNMVTLVVGNQTAIQPPLTQLATQVTPIDITIPGS, from the coding sequence ATGCACAGGTACAAGGTGAACACTAGAAAGCAGAAGGGAAATCACCAAAGTTCTGAGCAGAACAAACAGCAGTTGAGACTTGGTTCAAAGTTCAAAATTCTCAAAAGCAAGAGGTTTTTTTATGCTTTGAGTCTAGCTGTTGCTTTTTTAATTGGCACTTTTGACTTGACTATAGCAGAGACATCAACGGCAAAGCATTATACTGAGTTGCAATTTGCTCCACTACCTGAAATCAAGCTACCCAAGTACGAGCGGTTTAGATTACAAAATGGCATGGTTGTCTATTTGGCGGAGGATCACGAACTACCGTCGGTGAATGGTGCAGCATTGGTGCGTACAGGCGCTCGCTGGGAACCAGCCGATAAAGTTGGTTTAGCTGATGTTGTGGGAACAGTAATGCGAACTGGAGGGACTAAAAAGCATTCCCCGGATGAACTCAATGAGATGTTAGAACAACGAGCCGCATCTGTAGAAACTAGTATTGGCGATACTACAGGTAGTGCCAGTTTTGAAGCACTGAGCGAGAATATCGAAATGGTGTTTGGGTTGTTTGCTGAGGTGTTGCGAGAACCTGTATTTGCTCAGGAAAAGCTAGACATGGCTAAGAATCAGTTCAAAGATAGTATTGCGCGTCGTAACGATGATCCTGATAGTATTGCCGATCGCGAATTTCTGAAATTAATCTATGGCAAAGATAGTCCATATTCGCGTACCGCAGAGTACGCAACGGTAAATCGCATTACTCGTGAAGACTTGCTGAACTTTTACCAGCAATATTTTTATCCTAATAATATAATTTTGGGAATTACGGGGGACTTTGAAACTAGTAAGATGCGATCGCTGATCCAAGCTAAGTTAGGCGATTGGCAGGCTAAACCCAACATTACTAAACCTCAATTACCCCAAGTATCGCCAGCAAATACAGGTGGTGTCTTTTTTGTCAGTCAGCCGCAATTAACTCAGAGTATTGTACGTATGGGACACTTAGACGGACAAATAGAGAGTCCTGACTATGGGGCGCTGAGTGTGATGAATCAGGTGTTAAATGGTTTGGGTGGACGTTTATTTAATGAATTGCGATCGCGTCAAGGGTTAGCTTACGATGTAGAAGCTTCTTGGAATCCAAACTACGATTATCCCGGAGTTTTCGTTGCTAATGGTAAAACCCGCTCTGAAGCGACTGTACAGTTCATCAAAGCTTTACAGATTGAAATCAAGCGTATCCAAGAGCAAAGAGTAACACCAGCAGAACTAGCTTTAGCTAAAGAATCTACACTTAACTCCTTTGTCTTCGGTTTTCAATACCCTGCCCAGACCTTATCACGGTTGATGATATACGAATATTACGGTTATCCGCGTGATTTTTTGTTCCGCGCTCAAAAAGCCGTAGCAGCAACTACAGCAGCTGATGTGCAACGAGTAGCACAGCAATATCTCAAACCAAATAATATGGTGACTCTGGTAGTGGGAAATCAAACTGCAATTCAACCACCTTTGACGCAGTTGGCTACACAGGTAACACCCATAGATATAACGATTCCTGGTTCATAA
- a CDS encoding terminase small subunit, with protein MAWLKQQKNSHELTDLQLRFCHEYAKDLNATKAYLRAGYTAKSEAAAASGSSALIRNPKIRAYLGEILNLSEVSVISEIAKIAFANITDVADFDSRSITVKPSNTLSDRGKAALQSIKFTERYTEDGKICTVEVKLHDKLSALEKLMKRLRMYPKEMTTMGAVTHLLSQGLLTEEQARVIVDGVSGIEEGLRSLTERQPIDED; from the coding sequence ATCGCATGGCTAAAACAACAAAAAAATTCCCACGAATTAACTGATTTACAACTTAGATTTTGTCATGAATATGCCAAAGATTTAAATGCTACTAAAGCTTACCTTCGTGCTGGATACACCGCAAAATCAGAAGCAGCCGCAGCGTCTGGATCGTCTGCACTTATAAGGAATCCTAAGATTAGGGCGTATCTTGGCGAAATTCTCAATTTATCGGAAGTTTCCGTAATTTCAGAAATTGCCAAAATAGCTTTTGCTAATATTACTGATGTAGCAGATTTTGATTCTCGGTCAATTACTGTAAAGCCTAGTAATACTTTAAGCGATCGCGGTAAAGCTGCACTTCAATCAATTAAATTTACTGAGAGATACACAGAAGATGGGAAGATTTGTACTGTAGAAGTAAAGCTGCACGATAAGCTTTCGGCTCTAGAAAAATTAATGAAGCGTTTGCGTATGTATCCCAAGGAAATGACAACTATGGGCGCAGTCACCCACTTACTTTCCCAAGGGTTGCTAACAGAAGAACAGGCAAGGGTAATTGTTGATGGCGTTTCCGGGATTGAAGAAGGCTTGCGATCGCTTACTGAGCGACAGCCAATCGACGAAGACTAA
- a CDS encoding DUF421 domain-containing protein, which produces MDKWLYIDWQEIFVPSISILELFIRGSLVYLALFAVLRFLPSRQMGTLGITDLLVVVLFAEAAQNAMASHYTSITEGGILVGTVIFWSYFLNWLGYKLPKFQKFLNPPPLLLVKNGQMIYRHLEKALITEDELMSKLRQQGVEFLTEVKFAYMESDGGISIITSATND; this is translated from the coding sequence ATGGATAAATGGTTATATATTGACTGGCAAGAAATTTTTGTTCCTAGTATTAGTATTTTAGAATTATTTATTCGGGGGTCTCTGGTTTATTTAGCGTTATTTGCTGTTTTACGCTTTCTTCCTAGTCGGCAAATGGGAACTCTAGGCATCACCGATTTATTAGTAGTGGTCTTATTTGCCGAAGCAGCCCAAAATGCAATGGCAAGTCACTACACTTCAATTACCGAGGGTGGCATTTTAGTAGGTACAGTAATTTTTTGGAGTTACTTCCTTAACTGGTTGGGTTATAAATTGCCGAAGTTCCAGAAGTTTCTAAATCCTCCACCTCTGCTGTTGGTGAAAAATGGACAAATGATTTACCGACATTTAGAAAAAGCCCTGATTACAGAAGATGAGCTGATGAGTAAATTACGTCAGCAAGGTGTAGAATTTTTAACTGAGGTGAAGTTTGCTTATATGGAATCTGATGGTGGTATTAGTATTATCACATCAGCCACTAACGATTAA
- a CDS encoding M16 family metallopeptidase — translation MLTILSWRLVPEVTLAKTQTASPPQQLLQISTTQTPSVSSSIQPYLDRAIKRVTKFSLDNGLKFIVFERHQAPVAFFVTYADVGAVDEPDGKTGMAHFLEHLAFKGTTRIGTKDYQAEKPLLDRLEQLNAQIKTAKADGKQDEVARLQAEFEQVESQAAKLVKENEFFQIVSQTGGDLNAATYLDKTVYFYSLPANKLELWMSLESERFLEPEFRREFYQERDVILEERRLRVENSPTGLMTEKFLETAFTVHPYRRPGIGYEEDIRNLTPKDVQQFFETYYIPSNLTIAIVGDVNPAEVQKLAKIYFERYLAKPKPNSQIPVEPPQTQIREVTLRLQSQPLYVEGYHRPALSHPDDPVYDIISGLLCCGSTSRLYKSLVEQQQLALDVAANPSVPDDKYPNLIIFSTTTTSGHTLDELAAALHQEIEKLKTEPVSATELQRVQTQIKAAVLGNLNSNMGMARVLSEYEAKTGSWRNSFKYLDQIAAVTPADIQRVAKATFSPENRTIGKLLPQQR, via the coding sequence ATGCTAACAATTCTCTCCTGGAGATTAGTGCCAGAAGTTACTTTAGCAAAAACTCAGACAGCATCTCCTCCACAACAACTACTGCAAATAAGCACAACTCAAACTCCATCAGTTTCCAGTTCTATACAGCCTTATTTAGATCGAGCGATTAAACGAGTTACAAAGTTTAGTCTTGATAATGGACTCAAATTTATTGTTTTTGAGCGACATCAAGCGCCAGTAGCTTTTTTCGTTACTTATGCAGATGTGGGTGCGGTGGATGAGCCAGATGGGAAAACTGGTATGGCTCACTTTTTGGAACATTTGGCATTTAAAGGTACAACGCGCATTGGTACAAAAGACTATCAAGCAGAGAAACCGTTACTAGACCGCTTGGAACAGTTAAATGCTCAAATTAAAACCGCAAAAGCCGATGGTAAACAAGATGAGGTTGCAAGGTTGCAAGCAGAGTTTGAGCAAGTAGAATCACAAGCAGCCAAACTGGTTAAGGAAAATGAGTTCTTTCAAATTGTCAGCCAAACAGGAGGAGATTTAAATGCTGCTACTTATTTAGATAAAACAGTTTATTTTTACAGCCTTCCTGCTAATAAGCTCGAACTGTGGATGTCACTTGAGTCAGAGCGTTTTCTAGAACCAGAATTTCGCCGTGAGTTTTATCAAGAGAGAGATGTGATTTTAGAAGAGCGACGTTTGCGGGTGGAAAACTCACCTACTGGACTGATGACAGAGAAGTTTTTAGAGACAGCTTTTACAGTCCATCCCTACAGACGGCCAGGAATTGGTTATGAAGAAGATATTCGCAATTTAACACCAAAAGATGTACAGCAGTTTTTTGAGACATACTATATACCAAGCAATTTAACCATCGCCATTGTCGGAGATGTCAACCCGGCTGAGGTTCAAAAACTGGCAAAAATTTACTTTGAGCGTTATCTAGCCAAACCAAAACCAAATTCCCAAATTCCGGTGGAACCACCGCAGACACAAATACGGGAAGTGACTTTACGGCTACAATCTCAACCATTATATGTCGAAGGTTATCACCGTCCGGCGCTGAGTCATCCAGATGATCCGGTTTATGACATTATTAGCGGTTTATTATGTTGTGGAAGTACGTCACGGTTGTATAAGTCTTTGGTAGAACAGCAACAGTTAGCCCTAGATGTTGCTGCTAACCCTAGTGTACCAGACGATAAATACCCGAATTTGATAATTTTCTCAACGACTACAACTTCTGGTCATACTCTAGATGAGTTGGCAGCAGCTTTGCACCAAGAAATAGAGAAATTGAAGACTGAGCCTGTTTCAGCAACTGAGTTACAACGTGTGCAAACTCAAATCAAAGCGGCTGTATTAGGTAATCTCAATTCCAATATGGGAATGGCCAGAGTATTGTCGGAATATGAAGCAAAAACTGGTTCTTGGCGGAATTCGTTTAAGTATTTGGATCAAATTGCCGCAGTAACTCCTGCTGATATTCAGCGAGTGGCAAAGGCAACATTTTCACCCGAAAATCGCACTATTGGCAAGCTGTTACCGCAACAGAGGTGA
- a CDS encoding phage terminase large subunit family protein, producing MAFPGLKKACDRLLSDSQSTKTNVVKSKFIEECYQQGGKSFVAAVEKWGVNERGDRLTLLPWHREYIELIGDFRVAETLTSGAAQVGKTLIHTLLVCYCITEGGLSTIWSYDLERSLDIQVPTNFRPVIKAWLKIRGIKTKLGEGTQNNTIFQVKGATAQFIHVSTSKMRDADDGKAAVGGVAAGVSRDILFKEERSQYPPGAGDPLNRRLDAGRLPSRPIRELGTPGAGNGIEAEIVNADYHFYPHYRCPSCGEELPLHPKGCLLKSLNKKYLSPSGRPLDWFRENNEAFFGCPSCGDRISDETRKQAWFRCLKTGVDLRDFLDSLPQGVPYKRLKVGIILSPLLRIRQTNLAQEMINEGLSVLNTDDWQQQGLGEPSETSSTGVTLEILKGAIALPPPPGKPEFTLVGIDQGRSEYWLWKCAYHLPVNWRSLPTAQVIDQSRRHILFGGDVMKGEIPDLLDNVDYGIIDNEPDITAAAELCSITCLEMGDQQSSLLDAVKEGVVREGGNEHKCWKLRNEKFLKTVLHGFLLGKYHLPNEWEQWIGKPTERSPLIHLTAPSFDPSSGKWKRPKNHVDDLYYAAMFCEVAFYLHLLHGQKQSGFDLWSAMADQ from the coding sequence ATGGCGTTTCCGGGATTGAAGAAGGCTTGCGATCGCTTACTGAGCGACAGCCAATCGACGAAGACTAACGTTGTTAAAAGTAAATTTATAGAAGAATGCTATCAACAGGGCGGCAAGTCTTTTGTCGCAGCAGTAGAAAAGTGGGGAGTAAATGAGAGAGGTGATCGTCTTACCTTACTTCCTTGGCACAGGGAATATATAGAATTGATTGGTGATTTTCGCGTTGCTGAGACTCTAACTTCTGGTGCAGCCCAGGTGGGTAAAACCCTAATTCACACGCTTTTAGTCTGTTACTGCATTACAGAAGGTGGATTGAGTACAATTTGGTCTTATGATTTAGAACGCTCTCTTGATATTCAAGTCCCGACAAACTTTCGTCCTGTAATTAAAGCGTGGCTCAAAATCAGAGGGATAAAGACCAAATTGGGAGAGGGTACGCAAAATAATACCATTTTCCAAGTCAAAGGAGCTACTGCTCAATTTATCCATGTTTCCACTTCTAAGATGCGAGACGCGGACGACGGAAAAGCAGCTGTAGGCGGTGTTGCTGCTGGCGTATCCCGTGACATCTTATTTAAAGAAGAGCGATCGCAATATCCCCCAGGTGCAGGAGATCCACTTAACCGCAGACTTGATGCGGGGCGATTACCTTCACGTCCCATTCGTGAACTTGGTACGCCAGGGGCGGGGAATGGGATTGAGGCAGAGATAGTTAATGCCGACTACCATTTTTACCCCCATTACCGATGTCCTAGCTGTGGAGAAGAGTTGCCTTTACACCCCAAAGGGTGCTTGCTTAAGTCACTGAACAAAAAATATTTATCTCCCAGTGGCAGGCCATTGGACTGGTTTCGTGAAAACAATGAAGCCTTTTTTGGATGTCCTAGCTGTGGCGATCGCATTTCTGACGAAACTAGAAAACAAGCTTGGTTTCGTTGCCTCAAGACTGGTGTTGACTTACGCGATTTCTTGGATTCACTTCCCCAAGGTGTCCCCTACAAACGCCTCAAGGTTGGGATAATTCTCTCGCCCCTGCTGCGAATCCGGCAAACAAATCTAGCCCAAGAGATGATCAATGAGGGGTTATCTGTTCTTAATACCGATGACTGGCAACAGCAGGGATTGGGTGAACCAAGTGAAACTAGTTCCACAGGTGTAACATTGGAAATTTTGAAGGGTGCGATCGCCTTACCTCCACCTCCAGGTAAACCAGAATTTACTTTAGTAGGTATTGACCAAGGGCGATCTGAATATTGGCTATGGAAATGCGCTTATCATCTCCCTGTTAATTGGCGATCTCTTCCCACTGCCCAAGTAATCGATCAATCCCGTCGCCATATATTATTCGGTGGTGATGTAATGAAAGGCGAAATCCCCGATTTACTTGACAATGTTGACTACGGCATTATCGACAACGAACCAGATATTACCGCCGCCGCCGAACTTTGTTCAATTACTTGCCTAGAGATGGGCGATCAGCAATCATCGTTGCTAGATGCAGTAAAGGAAGGCGTGGTGCGAGAAGGTGGAAATGAGCATAAATGCTGGAAACTGCGAAACGAAAAGTTTTTAAAAACAGTCTTGCATGGGTTTTTGCTGGGCAAATACCACCTACCCAATGAATGGGAACAGTGGATCGGCAAACCTACAGAGCGATCGCCCCTGATCCACTTAACCGCACCTAGTTTTGACCCCAGCAGTGGAAAATGGAAACGTCCCAAGAATCATGTAGATGATTTGTACTATGCAGCAATGTTTTGTGAGGTAGCATTTTACTTGCATCTGCTACATGGGCAGAAGCAAAGCGGGTTTGATTTGTGGTCAGCGATGGCTGATCAATAA